In Acidobacteriota bacterium, the sequence CCACGACCATTCCGTGCCGGAAACCGACGGCCGCACGGGCGCCCGCCGGCTGGCCGGCCTCGTCCTTGAGCACCGAGATCAGCGCCGACCGCGTGCAGTGGAACGCTGGAAAGAGCCCGAACAGCACGCCCGTCGCGAGCGCGAGAGCGCCGGTGAACGGGACGGTATACGGATCGAGGGTCAACGGGACGTACGCAAAGACCTCCGGCGGCAGGAGCATGCCGATGAGGCGCAGCGTCCATCGCGCCGCGAGCAGGCCGGCCGCGCCGCCGAGGGCAGCCAGAAGGCACGACTCGGTGAGGAGCTGCACGAGCAGGTGCCGCCGCAGGGCGCCGATCGCGAGCCGCACCGCCATCTCGGGCGCGCGCGCGGCCGAGCGCGCGAGCAACAGGTTCGCGATGTTGGCGCACGCGATCAAGAGGACGAGCGCGGTGACGACGAACAGCAGGAGCAGGCGGGAGCCGGCCACGTCGTGCACGATGTTCTGTCCCCTGCGTCCGTCCTCGACAGGCAGCGGCCGCGCCGCGAACCGCGCCCGGAACTCGTCGCTCGGGCTGGCCAGCAGTGGCGCCTCCACCTCGCTCAGGATGTTCCGGTACAGCGGTTGCACCGCCGCGCGGGCCTGCTCCCGCGAGACCGCCGGCCCGAGGCGCGCGAAGAGGTAGAGCCAGTAGCTCAGCCGGTTCTCGAAGCGGTCTTCGCCGGCGCCCGCCGACAGCCTGCCATGCATCGTTACCGGCACGAAGATGCTGGACGGCTGGCTGAAGGTCGTGCCTTGGAACCCGGCCGGGGTCACCCCGACGATGGTCAGCGGCTGGCCGTTGACGACGAGGGCCTCGCCGAGCACGTCGCGCGTGCCCCCGAGATCGGACTGCCAGAACTCGTGGCTGAGCACGACGACGGGATGCCCGCCGATGGGCGCGTCGACTTCCGGACCGAACAGCCTTCCGACCGTGGGTGCGAGGCCCAGGAGCGGGAAGTACGACCCGGAGACCTGCGTCCCCCGGAGGCTGACGGTCTGCCCCCGGTAGGTGACGTTGGCCGCAAAGCCGCGGTGCGCGCCGATATCGGTGAAGACTGTCTGATCCCGTTGGAGATCACGGAACATCGGGTAGCTGAAGACTTCGTCGCATCCGCCCGCGCCGTCGCAACTGCTCGAGCCGCCCTTGGGTCCCGGGGCTTCGAGGTTGACCAGCCGTTCGGGCTCGACGACCGACAACGGGCGAAGCAGGATCTGGCTGTAGAGGGAGAAGATCGCCGCGTTCGCCCCGATGCCGAGGGCCAGCGACAAGATCGCGACGTTCGTGATGACCGGGGTCTTGAGGAGCAGGCGCAAGGCCAGTCGGATGTTGGCCACGATCCGTTCCCGTTGGGGCGTCCCGCCCAGAGGAGGGTCGGTGGCGATTTCCGCCCGGCTGCAGCAGTCGGGTGCTCAACGCTACGGCAGAACCACCGAGCAAACCGTACACGATCGTGCCGAGCGCGTCCACGTCGAGCAGCCTCGGGCGGGCCCGGCAATA encodes:
- a CDS encoding ABC transporter permease — its product is MATDPPLGGTPQRERIVANIRLALRLLLKTPVITNVAILSLALGIGANAAIFSLYSQILLRPLSVVEPERLVNLEAPGPKGGSSSCDGAGGCDEVFSYPMFRDLQRDQTVFTDIGAHRGFAANVTYRGQTVSLRGTQVSGSYFPLLGLAPTVGRLFGPEVDAPIGGHPVVVLSHEFWQSDLGGTRDVLGEALVVNGQPLTIVGVTPAGFQGTTFSQPSSIFVPVTMHGRLSAGAGEDRFENRLSYWLYLFARLGPAVSREQARAAVQPLYRNILSEVEAPLLASPSDEFRARFAARPLPVEDGRRGQNIVHDVAGSRLLLLFVVTALVLLIACANIANLLLARSAARAPEMAVRLAIGALRRHLLVQLLTESCLLAALGGAAGLLAARWTLRLIGMLLPPEVFAYVPLTLDPYTVPFTGALALATGVLFGLFPAFHCTRSALISVLKDEAGQPAGARAAVGFRHGMVVAQFALAMTLLVAGGLFIQSLRNQSRVDLGVRTADVVTFRLSPALDGQGDAQVRALYERVEEGLAAQPGVTGATASSTAVLAGSGQGTSVMVEGFEAGPDTNRSTRFNQIGTDYFRTLGIPLLAGRTFTESDVPRAPPVAVVNEAFARRFGLGREAVGRRLGRGGLDAALDTEIVGLVANVRQDDPRVPAPPLLYLPYRQEETVGSLAFYVRSVLPATGMLRSVPALVAGLAPNLPVTDLKTLTQQVDDTGFQDRAMAVLSAAFAAIATVLAAIGLYGVLAYSVAQRTREIGLRKALGADAARLRAMVLGQVGRMTLAGGVLGFIAAFGLARVAQSMLYEVNGLPPAIGAAAGLVLTAVALAAGLLPAHRAARVDPMNALRNR